The following are encoded together in the Culex pipiens pallens isolate TS chromosome 1, TS_CPP_V2, whole genome shotgun sequence genome:
- the LOC120421812 gene encoding zinc finger protein 91-like has product MDGICRCCSAENVPMKSIFHGFDEHHPLLAVITDVLRLDIMEHDGLPEQVCESCSSILLTMHASIEGFRAHDAALRVRFRVPGMTMAMAEVEMIDIKPTIVMKEEKEEDIFADDKLIARRSIKSERRSSEDDDPDWAMQDDNASHNSDENEAEESEPAKQPSNPDKDMEIILARRKRKRDPNAPKQRDYKCYICPVPSESLTPQVLLEHLSSHLNEMPFTCTECVMETVVLKNVRSLNVHKKMHAQPFKCEYCDRRYSSPNARDGHVRTFHMGESAPCPSKCDECGKICKSIVSLKNHMRDHKLNLRCYLCGKVFHRYSQLRNHVIRVHEKGDKYECKQCGSVVHSLESYNSHLKMHNNEKTYECNLCPMKFYTAGNLGLHKRIHAKNPNYKTRFGAFRCQD; this is encoded by the exons ATGGACGGAATCTGTCGGTGCTGCTCGGCGGAAAACGTTCCGATGAAGTCCATATTCCATGGCTTCGACGAGCATCATCCGCTGCTGGCGGTCATTACGGACGTGCTGCGACTGGACATCATGGAGCACGATGGACTGCCGGAACAAGTGTGCGAAAGCTGCTCGAGCATCTTGCTGACGATGCACGCAAGCATCGAAGGTTTTCGGGCGCACGACGCCGCGCTCCGGGTGCGGTTCCGCGTTCCCGGGATGACGATGGCGATGGCCGAGGTGGAGATGATCGATAT AAAACCAACCATCGTAATGAAGGAAGAGAAAGAAGAAGATATATTTGCGGATGATAAGCTGATAGCCCGAAGAAGCATAAAATCAGAACGCAGATCTAGCGAGGACGATGACCCAGATTGGGCTATGCAGGACGATAATGCTAGTCACAACAGCGATGAAAACGAAGCGGAAGAATCGGAGCCGGCCAAACAACCCAGCAATCCTGATAAAGATATGGAGATTATTTTGGCCCGCCGAAAGCGAAAGCGCGATCCCAACGCGCCCAAACAAAGAGACTACAAATGCTACATCTGCCCAGTTCCTAGCGAATCGTTGACTCCACAAGTTCTGCTTGAACATCTGTCCTCGCATCTGAACGAGATGCCATTTACCTGCACCGAGTGCGTGATGGAAACGGTTGTTCTGAAGAACGTTCGATCGCTGAACGTCCACAAAAAGATGCACGCCCAACCGTTCAAGTGCGAGTACTGCGACCGGCGGTACAGCAGCCCAAACGCCCGTGATGGCCACGTAAGAACCTTCCATATGGGCGAAAGTGCGCCCTGTCCTTCGAAGTGTGACGAATGcggaaaaatctgcaaatccATTGTCTCGCTCAAAAACCATATGCGTGATCATAAGCTGAACCTGCGTTGTTACCTGTGCGGTAAGGTGTTTCACCGGTACTCACAACTGCGAAACCACGTGATTCGCGTCCACGAGAAGGGCGACAAGTATGAATGTAAACAGTGCGGAAGTGTGGTTCACAGCCTGGAAAGCTACAATTCTCACCTGAAGATGCACAACAATGAAAAGACGTACGAATGCAACCTATGTCCGATGAAGTTCTACACTGCGGGCAATCTGGGTCTGCACAAGCGGATTCACGCGAAAAATCCCAACTACAAG ACGCGGTTTGGGGCCTTCCGCTGCCAAGATTGA
- the LOC120421809 gene encoding zinc finger protein 624-like, protein MDGICRCCSAENVPMKSIFHGFDEHHPLLVVITDVLRLDIMEHDGLPEQVCESCSNILLTMHASIEGFRAHDAALRKRFRVPGTTMAMAEVEMIDIKPTIVMKEEKEGDIFADDKPKARRSIKSERRASEDDDPDWAMQYDNASHNSDENEAEESEPTKQPSNPDKDMEIIMARRKRKRDPNAPKQRDYKCYICPVPSESMTPPALLEHLSSHLNEMPFTCTECVMETVVLKNVRSLNVHKKMHAQPFKCEYCDRRYSSPNARDCHVRTFHMGESAPCPSKCDECGKICNSIVALKNHMRDHKTNLRCHLCGKVFHRYSQLRYHVIRVHEKGDKYECKQCGSVVHSLESYNSHLKMHNNEKTYECNLCPMKFYTAGNLGLHKRIHAKNPNYKAKKDWTSHYTVVEDPEKGKIYTCNTCQNTFNSGINGIINHVKLHFKEIQCDQCDMKFIGKTKLKIHYVMHTRERNFMCPYCDKDFMYKPHMRYHMKTKHAEEFSADGGVAGPSKPSKKIK, encoded by the exons ATGGACGGAATCTGTCGGTGCTGCTCGGCGGAAAACGTTCCGATGAAGTCCATATTCCATGGCTTCGACGAGCATCATCCGCTGCTGGTGGTCATTACGGACGTGCTGCGGCTGGACATCATGGAGCACGATGGACTGCCGGAACAAGTGTGCGAAAGTTGCTCGAACATCTTGCTGACGATGCACGCAAGCATCGAAGGTTTTCGGGCGCACGACGCCGCACTCCGGAAGAGGTTCCGCGTGCCCGGGACGACGATGGCGATGGCCGAGGTGGAGATGATAGATAT aaAACCAACCATCGTAATGAAGGAGGAGAAAGAAGGAGATATATTTGCGGATGATAAGCCGAAAGCCCGAAGAAGCATAAAATCAGAACGCAGAGCTAGCGAGGACGATGACCCGGATTGGGCCATGCAATACGATAATGCTAGTCACAACAGCGATGAAAACGAAGCGGAAGAATCGGAGCCGACCAAACAACCCAGCAATCCTGATAAAGATATGGAGATTATTATGGCCCGCCGAAAGCGAAAGCGCGATCCCAACGCGCCCAAACAAAGAGACTACAAATGCTACATCTGCCCAGTCCCTAGCGAATCGATGACTCCGCCGGCTCTGCTTGAACATCTGTCCTCTCACCTTAACGAAATGCCATTTACCTGCACAGAGTGCGTGATGGAAACGGTTGTTCTGAAGAACGTACGATCGCTGAACGTCCACAAAAAGATGCACGCCCAACCGTTCAAGTGCGAGTACTGCGACCGGCGGTACAGCAGCCCTAACGCCCGTGATTGCCACGTACGAACCTTCCATATGGGCGAAAGTGCCCCCTGTCCTTCGAAGTGTGACGAGTGTGGAAAAATCTGCAACTCCATTGTCGCGCTCAAAAATCATATGCGCGATCATAAGACGAACCTGCGATGTCACCTGTGCGGTAAGGTGTTCCATCGGTACTCACAGCTGCGATACCACGTGATTCGCGTCCACGAGAAGGGCGACAAGTACGAATGTAAACAGTGTGGGAGTGTGGTTCACAGCCTGGAAAGCTACAACTCTCACCTGAAGATGCACAACAATGAAAAGACGTACGAATGCAACCTATGTCCGATGAAGTTCTACACTGCGGGCAATCTGGGTCTGCACAAGCGGATTCACGCGAAAAATCCCAACTACAAGGCGAAGAAGGACTGGACCAGCCACTACACCGTGGTGGAAGATCCGGAAAAGGGCAAAATATACACGTGCAACACTTGCCAGAACACCTTCAACAGCGGAATCAACGGGATCATCAACCACGTTAAGTTACACTTTAAGGAGATCCAGTGCGACCAGTGCGATATGAAGTTCATTGGGAAAACCAAGCTAAAAATTCACTACGTGATGCACACGAGGGAACGAAACTTCATGTGCCCATACTGCGACAAAGACTTTATGTATAAACCTCACATGAGATATCATATGAAGACCAAACATGCGGAAGAATTCAGTGCTGACGGCGGTGTTGCGGGACCTTCGAAACCGTCGAAGAAAATAAAGTAG
- the LOC120421808 gene encoding zinc finger protein 708-like, whose product MEEVMEDLCRMCSEKKSRLRSIFWEFEEENLLGIITKVLRLEIAEGDGLPSKVCKPCATALFKINESIVKFREVDKSLRKRLLSGAKKEVEAEGPETARGGTDAAADVLADVGAFFVEVKMEPDQIKSSDESEEEDAPDDDPSYDPEDEDSEKPLVPPKVPKKYKDQSFKDEPVTSDKGSDTDDLPYSKRPPKRKRRNTNPRLPKLYDHKCYICKSESQGSAKALLEHLTVHMDQIPYTCTECVMDTVVLKHVKALNIHKKMHAQPVKCQYCDRRYSNAVGRELHVKTYHLGENAPCPSPCEKCGKICKSIAALKSHLRDHKFEVKCPVCDKIFHRNDRLRLHISQVHEKAEKHECKLCGHFVSTLEAYNIHLNKHKNSETHACDLCPKKFFTAGNLRSHKKVHAKNPNYKAKKDWTSHYTVTELPEGGKSYSCNHCPKIFTGIINTVISHVKTHFKEIKCDQCNLLFSEEHKLKLHYVVHTRERNYKCPHCSKDFMYHSHMSHHIKSAHLSEAELAERVALGYAAKAAKAVKAFGKEK is encoded by the exons ATGGAGGAAGTCATGGAGGACCTCTGTCGGATGTGCTCGGAGAAAAAGTCCCGGCTGAGGTCAATCTTCTGGGAGTTTGAGGAAGAGAACTTGCTGGGCATAATCACCAAAGTTCTGCGGTTGGAAATTGCCGAAGGCGATGGCCTTCCCTCCAAGGTCTGCAAACCGTGCGCCACCGCACTGTTCAAGATTAACGAGAGCATCGTCAAGTTCCGGGAGGTCGACAAGTCACTGCGGAAGAGACTGCTGTCGGGGGCTAAGAAAGAGGTTGAAGCGGAAGGGCCGGAAACGGCAAGGGGTGGAACCGATGCGGCGGCGGATGTGCTGGCCGATGTCGGTGCGTTCTTTGTCGAGGTGAAGATGGAACCGGATCAGATCAAGTCCAGCGATGAAAGTGAGGAAGAAGATGCGCCGGATGACGACCCAAGTTACGATCCCGAGGATGAAGACTCGGAGAAGCCGTTGGTTCCTCCGAAGGTccccaaaaaatataaagatcAGTCGTTTAAGGATGAACCCGTAACATCGGATAAAGGTTCCGATACGGATGATCTACCGTACTCAAAACGTCCTCCGAAACGGAAACGCCGTAATACGAATCCCAGATTGCCAAAGCTCTACGATCACAAGTGTTACATCTGCAAGAGCGAGTCGCAGGGTTCGGCGAAGGCACTGCTGGAACACTTGACAGTCCATATGGACCAGATTCCGTACACCTGCACGGAGTGCGTGATGGACACGGTTGTCCTGAAGCACGTAAAGGCGTTGAATATCCACAAGAAGATGCACGCCCAACCGGTCAAGTGCCAGTATTGTGACCGTCGGTACAGCAACGCCGTTGGTCGGGAGCTGCACGTGAAGACGTACCATCTGGGAGAAAATGCGCCCTGTCCTTCTCCGTGTGAAAAGTGTGGCAAAATTTGTAAATCTATTGCGGCGCTCAAGAGTCATCTGAGGGATCACAAATTTGAAGTCAA GTGTCCCGTCTGCGACAAGATATTCCACCGCAACGACAGACTTCGTTTGCACATCTCACAGGTTCACGAAAAAGCGGAGAAGCACGAGTGTAAACTGTGTGGCCACTTTGTGAGCACGCTGGAAGCTTACAACATCCATCTGAACAAGCATAAAAACTCGGAAACTCACGCGTGTGATCTCTGTCCGAAGAAGTTCTTCACCGCCGGCAATCTTCGCTCTCACAAGAAGGTCCACGCGAAGAACCCCAACTACAAGGCGAAGAAGGACTGGACCAGCCACTACACCGTAACGGAGCTTCCGGAAGGCGGAAAGTCGTACTCGTGCAATCACTGTCCGAAAATATTCACCGGCATCATCAACACCGTCATCAGCCACGTAAAAACGCACTTCAAGGAGATCAAGTGCGATCAGTGCAATTTACTGTTTTCCGAGGAGCATAAGCTTAAGCTGCATTACGTGGTCCACACGAGAGAGCGCAACTACAAATGTCCCCATTGCAGCAAGGACTTTATGTACCATTCGCACATGTCCCACCACATCAAGTCAGCCCACCTGTCGGAGGCGGAACTTGCCGAACGGGTTGCGCTGGGCTACGCAGCGAAAGCGGCCAAAGCTGTGAAGGCGTTCGGGAAGGAGAAGTAG
- the LOC120421810 gene encoding NADH dehydrogenase [ubiquinone] 1 alpha subcomplex subunit 6 — protein MASREAVRRAVQNVRPILSVDREESRKRVLNLYKAWYRQIPYIVMDYDIPKSVEQCREKLREQFLKNKDVSDIRVIDMLVIKGQMELKESVSIWKQKAHLMRYWKESEEPKPTDFLSKFLSGHN, from the exons ATGGCAAGCCGTGAAGCCGTCCGTCGAGCGGTCCAGAACGTCCGGCCGATTCTTTCGGTGGACCGCGAGGAGTCCCGCAAGCGCGTCCTGAACCTGTACAAGGCCTGGTACCGCCAGATACCGTACATCG TGATGGACTACGACATCCCGAAGTCGGTGGAACAGTGCCGGGAGAAGCTGCGGGAGCAGTTTCTGAAGAACAAGGACGTCAGCGACATCCGGGTGATCGATATGCTTGTGATTAAG GGCCAAATGGAGCTTAAGGAGTCGGTTTCGATCTGGAAGCAAAAGGCCCACCTCATGCGCTACTGGAAGGAATCCGAGGAGCCGAAACCCACCGACTTCCTGTCGAAGTTCCTGTCCGGTCATAACTAA
- the LOC120421795 gene encoding uncharacterized protein LOC120421795, which produces MMGLQTAANSSAGSTSTSNNKRKFEEEEKDASSTMSVETTTDDGPSACKSPKYEPEVEAAVSTTEEVSETTSTGTVTTISTSSTSNSSICTSITTTATPTAVVSPLMAGTPTTIPANVPLILPPAPPPAEDSIAKLEAVAVPGETSWNCDSSANVDPISKLQAVAVPGETWGSDSTRSTLATTLLTHADDLDDDDDDFEDDFDDDETILPSYSPIRYPCAPNQNRYIPAYPKPGYFPEPYQNCSRTGNNNGAQQYANRGYGWSQHGYYSPPYEAPPPSQQTIRCAENGKSYFELGSANYSNPVNQHFPGPGRHLKRCCDGRNMSCNNKQCYKERRLKMMNMSMFKLARFRQASDQSLYRSVLICNTLKSIEREIDTENKEFSHQQHLQQQAQQHHYHAPPPPHHLHQHQHQQQQPSQTPPPPPPQSEYGTGGPHYNGNNRLADKQQPQQQQQQQHPKFSDISNSGSSNYSRLQGSNTTTQSSNTYGTSTNEAPQSATATTTITTQLSSYDQQHQQPASQAASTPSPLHHHPLKDPQSGRATPFPAPTSTSTGYHHDSDSGFGDDDCTRPINWGSVLSLSSQSALDPLNGPDLFVTSPSVAVSVSVNDAVVTASNDNDCDSTGSGKDASTGSSSLALSQSTASGASCDGSSSISDSSSENNLLHHHTVASSSSSSSTTTLTSLTTLTTSSSCDLNLTTLTTSPSPLLSSCASALQYHHHTSSTNGSSTGSSWDLAYLDMDLGTTHELYDMFPNCYKITSFNSDVDMLGLKAPMLEPSKVVGCDNDMDSFTTHIMVGS; this is translated from the coding sequence ATGATGGGTCTTCAAACGGCAGCAAACAGCAGTGCTGGAAGCACcagcaccagcaacaacaaGCGCAAGTTCGAGGAGGAAGAAAAGGATGCGTCGTCCACGATGAGCGTGGAGACGACGACCGATGATGGTCCGAGCGCGTGTAAGAGTCCCAAGTATGAGCCAGAAGTAGAAGCAGCAGTATCAACAACTGAAGAAGTATCCGAGACCACTTCCACCGGCACGGTAACCACCATCAGCACTAGTAGTACTAGCAACAGTAGTATATGTACCAGTataacgacgacggcgacgccAACGGCCGTAGTATCTCCGCTGATGGCGGGAACACCCACGACGATCCCGGCCAATGTCCCGTTGATTCTGCCGCCGGCGCCTCCCCCGGCCGAGGACAGCATAGCGAAGCTGGAGGCCGTCGCAGTTCCCGGGGAAACCAGCTGGAACTGCGACTCGTCGGCGAACGTGGATCCCATCAGCAAGCTCCAAGCGGTGGCTGTCCCCGGAGAAACGTGGGGTTCCGACTCGACCCGGTCGACGCTTGCGACGACGTTGCTGACGCACGCCGACGACCtggacgatgacgacgatgatTTTGAGGATGATTTCGACGATGATGAGACGATCCTGCCGAGCTACTCGCCCATTCGGTACCCGTGTGCACCCAACCAGAACCGGTACATTCCAGCGTACCCGAAGCCGGGCTACTTCCCTGAACCGTACCAAAACTGCTCCCGAACGGGCAACAACAACGGAGCCCAGCAGTACGCGAACCGCGGCTACGGCTGGAGTCAGCACGGGTATTATTCGCCACCGTACGAAGCACCTCCACCATCGCAGCAGACAATCCGATGCGCGGAGAACGGCAAGTCGTACTTTGAGCTGGGCAGCGCCAACTACAGCAATCCCGTCAACCAGCATTTCCCCGGTCCCGGACGGCACCTGAAGCGGTGCTGCGACGGACGCAACATGTCGTGCAATAACAAGCAGTGCTACAAGGAACGTCGCCTAAAGATGATGAACATGTCCATGTTCAAGCTGGCACGGTTCCGGCAAGCGTCCGACCAATCCCTGTACCGATCGGTGCTCATCTGCAACACGCTCAAGTCGATCGAGCGCGAAATCGACACGGAGAACAAGGAGTTTAGCCATCAGCAGCATCTGCAACAGCAGGCACAGCAACACCATTACCATGCACCTCCCCCGCCCCACCATCTGCACCAGCaccagcatcagcagcagcagccatcgCAAACACCCCCGCCGCCTCCTCCCCAAAGCGAGTACGGCACTGGTGGACCGCATTACAACGGAAACAATCGGCTAGCTGACAAGCAGCaaccccagcagcagcagcagcagcagcatcctaAGTTTAGTGATATTAGCAATAGTGGCAGCAGTAACTATAGTAGACTACAAGGCAGCAATACAACGACACAGTCGTCCAATACCTACGGCACTAGTACGAACGAAGCGCCGCAATCCGCGACGGCAACGACGACAATTACCACGCAGCTATCATCCTACGACCAGCAGCATCAGCAACCTGCGTCGCAAGCCGCATCCACCCCAAGCCCGCTTCACCATCATCCGCTGAAAGATCCCCAGTCGGGGCGGGCCACTCCGTTCCCGGCGCCGACGTCCACCTCCACCGGATACCACCACGACAGCGATTCCGGCTTCGGCGATGACGACTGCACGCGTCCCATCAACTGGGGCTCGGTGCTGAGCTTGTCCTCGCAGTCGGCGCTCGACCCGCTCAACGGTCCCGATCTGTTTGTGACCTCGCCAAGCGTGGCCGTCAGTGTCAGCGTCAACGATGCCGTGGTGACGGCAAGTAACGATAACGATTGTGATAGCACCGGTAGCGGCAAGGACGCCAGCACAGGCAGCAGCAGTTTAGCGTTAAGTCAATCGACAGCGTCCGGAGCGTCCTGCGACGGCAGCAGTAGCATTAGTGATAGCAGTAGCGAAAACAATCTCCTTCACCACCACACGGTGGCCAGTTCCTCCAGTAGCAGCAGCACTACAACCCTCACCTCGCTGACCACCCTCACAACCAGCAGTAGCTGTGATCTGAACCTCACCACCCTAACCACCTCTCCCTCCCCGCTACTCTCCTCGTGTGCGTCCGCCCTCCAGTACCACCACCATACGTCGTCAACCAACGGTTCCAGCACCGGTTCCAGCTGGGACCTGGCCTATCTCGATATGGACCTCGGCACCACGCACGAACTGTACGACATGTTCCCAAACTGCTACAAGATTACCTCGTTCAACTCGGACGTGGACATGCTGGGACTGAAGGCACCGATGCTGGAACCGAGCAAAGTGGTTGGCTGTGATAATGATATGGACTCGTTCACGACCCACATCATGGTTGGGAGTTAG